From the genome of Nicotiana tabacum cultivar K326 chromosome 17, ASM71507v2, whole genome shotgun sequence:
CAAATTGCATTTGTTGCAGGTGGAGCATGTTAGAGCAGAAAGGAACCTGCTGGCAGAAGTAGCCAGCCATTGTATTGTGAAATTATACTACTCATTCCAAGATGCTGAGTATCTTTACCTTGTCATGGAATATCTTCCTGGTGGTGACATGATGACACTGCTGATGAGAGAAGACACATTGTCAGAAAGTGTAGCTAAATTTTATATTGCTCAAAGTGTCCTAGCTATAGAATCTATTCACAAGCATAATTACATTCACAGGTGCATCATTTACTTTTGACTTGTAAAGATTATTTCTTTGAAATTTATTTAGAACTACATCATATTGTGACTATAACAGTTTTTTCTTGAGGTACAAACTTTATAGCTAACTAATTGTCTCTTCCTCATATTTGCCCATTTTCTTCATCCAGAGATATCAAACCTGACAACCTTCTTCTGGACAAAAAGGGTCACATGAAGCTCTCTGATTTTGGTCTCTGTAAGCCTCTTGATTGTAGAACGCTATCtacattaaatgaaaatgaagctATGGATGATGAGAATATCAGGGACCCGATGGACATTGATAGCAGCTTCCCAGATGCCAATGATGGAAGTAACTGGAGAAGCCCTCGTGAGCAGATTCAGCATTGGCAGATGAACAGGAGGAAATTGGtatgatattttaaaaaatacattCTTTTTCTTTGGATTTTGTGGGAGTCGTTAAATTTTGCAGTTATTCTGTTATTAAAGGAGGAAAACATAATTGGGATTAAAGGCTAGGACTTTCTGAAATCATGAAGGTTCTCTGCTTAGATTAATTATATTTTCCTACTTCCAGCTCAATGATGTATCTCTTGCACAACTTATATGGGACTGTTTGACTTGTTTGTCAAATCCAACTTGTCCTGTGCAATTTAGGTTTCTAATGGGAGTTGAGACAAATTCCAAAATGCTGTACTATGTAAGACAACAATGTTTATAATGTAAAGAAATCAATGATTTCTCTAAAATATGACAGCTTCCCCATTAAGTCAAGCCATGGAAAAGACAATTGGACGTGAGGAGCGCCTTATTTTATTTAAACATGGGAGGTTTATGTTTTAACCTCTTAAGATTTGGTAGACAGTACTTCCAATGGAAATACATCTATCAGCATCCCATTTGGATTTActggagccttggcgtaactggtaaagttgctgccatgtgaccaggaggtcacgggttcaagccgtggaaacaacctcttgcagaaatgcagggtaaggctgcgtataatagacccttgtggtccggcccttccccggatcaCGCGCATAGCGGGAGGTtaatgcaccgggctgccctatTCCATTTTTCATCAAGTACAATCTGACATTTAAAGGTGATTAATAACAATGTGCTGTATAAAAGCTGCTGTTTGCTGTAAGCTCAGCTCGTAATGTAACTTGTTAGAGTATTATTGTTAAAGGTTTTTCTTTTATGAGCTTTAGAGATCACATTCCCAAACACATGCACATACGTAAAGAAGAATTACCACAGGAACTAGAGGTTATTATGGCCCGTGTGTGAGTGAATTGAAGAATTTTCACTTCATTGCAAATGGTGATCCGACTGTCAGATAGAATCTGTGTTTGCACTTTTATAGATACTTAACCTTTTATCTATGTTATTTCATAACTCACTATTTGCACATAAGTCTTGACACTAATTTTCTGATTCTGTTTTTCTTCTGTCAAAAGGCCTTTTCAACAGTGGGTACGCCTGACTATATTGCTCCGGAGGTACTGTTGAAGAAAGGATATGGAATGGAGTGTGACTGGTTAGTTTTTTCATTATATATAGCCAGTAATGTTCTTTGAAATTACTAAGATTCTTGGCTTCTCTGCTAATAAATGTCTAGTATGCATAAATCTTTTCGAAAAGCATCCAAAATACCAATGTAGAGAGCCTGTGAAAGTTGGTGAAATGTGGGGAAAATTATTGATAATTGCTAGAGTTGATATGCCATAAGTGCAATCGTGGGAGGATTGTCTGCAtccatttctcattttttatctGCCTTACAACATGCAGGTGGTCCCTTGGTGCAATTATGTATGAAATGCTCATTGGTTACCCTCCGTTCTACTCCGATGATCCAATAACTACTTGCAGGAAGGTAGCATATTTCCTGCTTTTCTGTCTTCCTCTTgtgtatttttgtgttttcgTTTTGATTAGAGTATTTCAGCGGTGCTGTGCAAGCAGATCGGCCACCCTCTACTTTCACAGTTAAAATCAATGAAAAGAGGAAAATAAAAAGGTTGAGAAGTACAAGTTACCACCTAGCAGGATTTTGTCCAAGTGATAACCTAATTTATGTTTGATACATTATTGGAGACTAGTTGAACACCTGATCCGACCTTTGTGCCTAGTACTGAAAGTCACTGATTGTTTAATGTGGCCCCGGTGAGTTCAACTTATCTATTTGTGCTTTAAAAGCGGAATAGAAGTATAGTGTTCCCATTGATATGTTTCCAGTACTACAAACCAGTGTCTAGTGTGAAAAAGGAATGTTGATGACATGCCATCAATGTATGGAACTCAGTGTAGTGTAACTATTGCCTTTCTTTTTACATGATCACCAGCTACTAGCCATGACTATGAGCCTGCTTTGAAGAAAACTTTTAATGCTGAACTGATATTAATAAGAAGCAATAACGTGTTAGGATAGAGTGATGAAACTGATAGTAAGTTTTTAATATATATGGGGAAAAATACTAGGTGTTTTGAAGGGAAAACTGTCTCTGTACAAATGTTAAAATAAAAGTCTCTGGTTTTGGCTTATTGGTTCAACACAGGATGTAAAGGATGAAAATAGTATGTTAGATTCATCAATTCACTACAGGAATCAATTTCTGTATAGATCGGAGCCTTTTTTTTTACAGAGTATTTTCTTTGTGTTTTTTATATCAATAATGTACTTATTTACCgtttaaaaaaaatgtttgggGAAAAATGTTAAAATGACTGAAATATCTTAAAGCTTTTACCCTAATAATAATTTGACTAAAGTTTGCAAGTAGGGAGAAGTACAAATGGCAGAAATTAATGGAGGGATCTGGGGTTTTTTTTTGGGATGGGTATTCTGGaatttacaaaaagaaaaggacAAAATAGGAAAATCTGGTTCAACAagaagtgcttataagctaaaaaaaTTTAAGTTAGGGTTGACTAACTTATAGCTTTTGGCTGAtcttggcttataagcacttttggTGTTTACCAAACAATGGCTAAGCCAAACCAGCTTGTAAGCTTATCCAAACACCTTCTATATACCTCTCTGTGGCCTACATCTTTTAATCTTATCATATCTCGACTATGTGTTTTATGGTTCCAGATTGTCCATTGGAGAAATCAGCTAAAATTTCCCGAAGATGCCAAATTGTCAGCGGAGGCAAAGGATCTCATTTGCAGGTTGCTATGTGATGTTGAACATAGACTTGGCACTGGAGGAGGTGCAAACCAAATTAAGGTACTATCTCAATCAATTACATTCAATTGTTTCATCACATATTTTCTGTTTCTTCTGGTAAAACTTATTCCAAGTGGCCTTTTATCAGGCTCATCCTTGGTTCAAGGATATTTTGTGGGATAA
Proteins encoded in this window:
- the LOC142171523 gene encoding uncharacterized protein LOC142171523, with product MEEEQQQEEVLGSSLTMEKVAAAKQFIENHYKTQMKSIQDRKERRWVLERKLASSDVPKEEQMNLIKDLERKETEYMRLRRHKICVDDFELLTIIGRGAFGEVRLCREKKSGNIYAMKKLKKSEMLIRGQVEHVRAERNLLAEVASHCIVKLYYSFQDAEYLYLVMEYLPGGDMMTLLMREDTLSESVAKFYIAQSVLAIESIHKHNYIHRDIKPDNLLLDKKGHMKLSDFGLCKPLDCRTLSTLNENEAMDDENIRDPMDIDSSFPDANDGSNWRSPREQIQHWQMNRRKLAFSTVGTPDYIAPEVLLKKGYGMECDWWSLGAIMYEMLIGYPPFYSDDPITTCRKIVHWRNQLKFPEDAKLSAEAKDLICRLLCDVEHRLGTGGGANQIKAHPWFKDILWDKLYEMEAAFKPEVNGELDTQNFMKFDEMDSPTPARSGSGPSRKISLTPKDLSFVGYTYKNFDAVKALRNNSDPTRSTSPRRSIDSIFGDSKDYPSTNGTAGETDVQMITSTGDAMLP